Proteins encoded in a region of the Clostridia bacterium genome:
- the uvrA gene encoding excinuclease ABC subunit UvrA, with product MGQNKIIIKGAREHNLKNIDVEIPRNKLIVITGLSGSGKSSLAFDTIYAEGQRRYVESLSAYARQFLGQMEKPDLDYIAGLSPAIAIDQKAVSKNPRSTVGTVTEIYDYLRLLYARIGKVHCYHCGKPIEQQTVEQMVDRLMTYPQGMRLQILAPVVRGKKGEFQKIIEQIRREGYVRLRVNGEIKDINEKLYLDKQKRHTIEVVVDRVILRPGITSRLADSLETALNLSGGLVNVLLNEDEVLFNQHFACPDCGISFAEISPRLFSFNSPYGACPQCDGLGFMQEFDLQLVVPDKSKTLAEGVFVPWQKRNTRWQQGVLQAVVEHFQIPQNIPFNELSTAQQKLLLYGAGKKKIRCSYYNHKGELRVFDTVYEGIIPNLKRRYQETKSGYVRRELEAYMSQTICSACRGFRLKKESLAVLIEGKNIGEITSLSVGEALDFFQTLKLSKREKIIAQQVLKEICARLQFLVDVGLDYLTLRRTSGTLSGGEAQRIRLATQIGSGLVGVLYILDEPSIGLHQRDNQRLINTLKSLRDLGNTVIVVEHDQEMMAAADQIIDIGPGAGVNGGKIIAQGTFEQIKEIRGSLTADYLSGRKQILVPPVRRKLNDQWLVVRGAQAHNLKNVEVSIPLGVFTCVTGVSGSGKSTLVNEIIYKALAVKLNRARCRPGNYQSLSGLEYLEKVVNIDQAPIGRTPRSNPATYTGAFDGIRELFAQTKEARMRGYRPGRFSFNVRGGRCEACGGNGIIKIEMHFLPDVYVSCEVCKGTRFMRETLEVKYKGKSIAEVLEMTVDEAAEFFQHHLRIYRRLKLMQDVGLGYLRLGQPATTLSGGEAQRIKLASELSRRNQGQTLYILDEPTTGLHLADIKKLLNVLERLVDAGNTVLVIEHHLDVIKTADYCIDLGPEGGQQGGCVVAVGTPEELAENPASYTGKYLKKVL from the coding sequence AAAAGGCTGTAAGTAAAAATCCCCGTTCTACAGTGGGTACGGTAACGGAAATCTATGATTATTTACGTCTTTTATATGCTCGTATTGGTAAGGTGCATTGTTATCATTGTGGTAAGCCGATTGAACAGCAAACTGTAGAGCAAATGGTTGATCGTTTAATGACTTATCCTCAAGGGATGCGTTTGCAAATTTTAGCTCCTGTTGTACGGGGAAAAAAAGGTGAGTTTCAGAAAATAATTGAGCAAATACGCCGAGAGGGTTATGTCAGGCTGAGGGTAAATGGGGAAATTAAAGATATTAATGAAAAACTGTATTTGGATAAACAAAAGCGGCATACAATCGAAGTGGTTGTAGACCGCGTTATTTTGCGGCCAGGAATTACTTCGCGGTTAGCCGATTCTTTGGAAACTGCACTTAATTTAAGTGGTGGTTTGGTCAATGTGTTGTTAAATGAAGACGAGGTTTTATTTAATCAGCATTTTGCTTGTCCAGATTGTGGGATTAGTTTTGCTGAAATTTCACCGCGTTTATTTTCTTTTAACAGTCCTTATGGGGCTTGTCCGCAGTGTGATGGTTTGGGATTTATGCAGGAATTTGATTTACAGTTGGTAGTGCCAGATAAAAGCAAGACTTTGGCGGAAGGGGTTTTTGTACCTTGGCAAAAAAGAAACACTAGATGGCAGCAGGGGGTTTTGCAGGCGGTTGTTGAGCATTTTCAAATTCCCCAAAACATACCTTTTAATGAATTAAGTACAGCACAGCAAAAATTATTATTATATGGGGCGGGTAAGAAGAAAATTCGCTGTAGTTACTATAATCATAAAGGTGAATTAAGAGTTTTTGATACGGTCTATGAAGGGATAATTCCCAATTTAAAAAGGCGTTATCAAGAAACCAAATCTGGTTATGTGAGGCGGGAATTGGAAGCTTATATGAGTCAAACTATTTGTTCAGCCTGTCGTGGTTTTAGGTTAAAAAAGGAAAGTTTGGCAGTATTGATTGAGGGGAAAAATATTGGTGAAATTACTTCTTTATCGGTTGGTGAGGCTTTGGATTTTTTTCAAACTTTAAAATTAAGTAAACGGGAAAAAATTATTGCTCAACAAGTTTTGAAGGAAATTTGTGCACGTCTGCAATTTTTGGTAGATGTAGGTTTAGATTATTTAACTCTACGGCGTACTTCCGGAACGTTATCTGGTGGGGAAGCTCAACGCATTAGATTGGCGACTCAGATTGGTTCTGGATTAGTTGGAGTCCTCTATATTTTAGATGAACCTTCTATTGGTTTACATCAGCGGGATAATCAGCGTTTGATAAATACTTTAAAATCTTTAAGGGATTTAGGTAATACGGTAATTGTAGTTGAACATGATCAAGAAATGATGGCTGCAGCAGATCAAATTATTGATATTGGTCCAGGAGCTGGGGTAAATGGTGGCAAAATTATCGCCCAAGGTACATTTGAGCAAATAAAGGAAATTCGGGGTTCTTTAACTGCCGATTATTTAAGTGGTCGTAAGCAGATTCTTGTACCTCCAGTGAGGCGAAAATTAAATGATCAGTGGTTGGTTGTGCGGGGTGCCCAAGCACATAATTTAAAAAATGTGGAGGTAAGTATTCCACTAGGGGTATTTACTTGTGTAACTGGTGTTTCTGGTTCTGGGAAAAGTACTTTGGTTAATGAAATTATTTATAAAGCATTGGCTGTTAAATTAAATCGTGCTCGCTGTCGCCCTGGTAATTATCAGTCACTTAGTGGTTTGGAGTATTTAGAAAAAGTAGTGAATATTGATCAGGCTCCTATTGGCAGAACACCTCGTTCTAATCCTGCTACTTATACTGGTGCTTTTGATGGGATACGTGAATTGTTTGCTCAAACTAAGGAGGCCCGCATGCGGGGTTATCGGCCGGGTAGGTTTAGTTTTAATGTACGCGGTGGACGCTGTGAGGCCTGTGGGGGAAATGGAATTATTAAAATAGAAATGCACTTTTTGCCTGATGTTTATGTGTCGTGTGAAGTTTGTAAAGGGACTCGCTTTATGCGGGAAACACTAGAAGTAAAATATAAAGGGAAATCGATTGCCGAGGTTTTAGAAATGACTGTAGATGAGGCTGCAGAGTTTTTTCAACATCATTTAAGAATTTACCGGCGTTTAAAATTAATGCAGGATGTGGGTTTGGGTTATTTGCGTTTGGGACAACCGGCTACTACTTTATCGGGGGGAGAAGCACAGCGGATAAAACTGGCCTCGGAATTAAGCCGCCGTAATCAGGGTCAGACATTATATATTTTGGATGAACCTACTACCGGGCTGCATTTGGCAGACATTAAAAAGTTGTTAAATGTGCTGGAACGTTTGGTAGATGCGGGGAATACAGTTTTAGTAATCGAACATCATTTGGATGTAATTAAAACTGCAGATTATTGTATTGATTTGGGTCCTGAAGGTGGCCAGCAGGGCGGTTGTGTTGTGGCTGTGGGTACTCCAGAAGAATTGGCCGAAAATCCGGCTAGTTATACTGGGAAATATCTAAAAAAGGTACTTTAG